Proteins encoded together in one Lysinibacillus sp. FSL K6-0232 window:
- a CDS encoding ABC transporter permease: protein MIKYILKRLMYILLALFVIVTVTFFLMRLAPGSPFASERNFPPQIEEKLNETYGLNNPWYIQYKDYLIDTATFNFGESMKYKARSTNDMIAESFPVSLTLGIEAMLLAVGFGILIGVVSALYHNKFPDYLATSFAVLFISVPSFILAGLMQYFLAFKLGLFPISGWKGFVYSILPAFAIALTHMGFIAKLTRSSMLEQNNSDYVKMARAKGIGKWTIVFRHTLRNALLPVVTYLGPLTAGVVTGSFIIEQIFAIPGLGKHFVQSITNRDYTVIMGTTVFFSIILLFAVLIVDILYSVIDPRIKLKGAKK from the coding sequence GTGATTAAATATATTTTGAAAAGGCTGATGTATATACTTCTCGCGCTTTTCGTCATCGTAACTGTTACGTTTTTCTTAATGCGTCTCGCTCCTGGTAGCCCTTTTGCGAGCGAACGTAATTTCCCACCTCAAATTGAGGAGAAGTTAAACGAAACGTATGGATTAAATAACCCTTGGTATATACAATATAAAGATTATTTAATCGATACGGCCACTTTCAATTTCGGTGAGTCCATGAAATATAAAGCGCGTTCGACAAATGATATGATTGCAGAAAGTTTCCCTGTTTCGTTAACATTAGGGATTGAAGCTATGCTATTGGCAGTTGGATTTGGTATTTTAATAGGCGTAGTTTCCGCGCTATATCATAATAAGTTCCCGGATTATTTGGCAACGTCCTTTGCGGTGTTATTTATTTCAGTACCTTCATTTATTTTAGCGGGATTAATGCAGTATTTCTTAGCCTTTAAGCTAGGTTTGTTCCCGATTAGTGGATGGAAAGGCTTTGTTTATAGTATATTACCTGCCTTTGCAATTGCTTTAACTCATATGGGCTTTATTGCAAAATTAACGCGTTCAAGTATGCTTGAACAAAACAATAGTGACTATGTAAAAATGGCTCGTGCGAAAGGGATTGGGAAATGGACAATCGTTTTCCGTCATACTTTGCGTAATGCGCTACTTCCAGTTGTCACTTATTTAGGTCCATTAACAGCGGGTGTTGTAACAGGTAGTTTCATTATTGAGCAAATTTTCGCTATTCCTGGGCTTGGGAAACACTTCGTTCAAAGTATTACAAACCGTGACTATACCGTTATTATGGGTACGACAGTGTTCTTCTCCATCATCCTTTTATTTGCGGTATTAATCGTTGATATTTTATATAGTGTGATTGATCCGCGTATTAAACTGAAAGGAGCGAAAAAATAA
- a CDS encoding peptide ABC transporter substrate-binding protein has translation MNKNKKFLLLTVLAVFSLVLAACGFGGDSSDSSKDGSKDSGSSGTSSSGGELNLVVASEPPSLHPALATDTTSGVILTNTFEGLTTLDADAKPVAAMAESWEISEDQKTYTFKLRDAKWSNGDPVTAGDFEYAWKWALNPDNLSEYASILYPIKGATAYNNGEGSADDVGIKAEDDKTLVVTLENPTPYFLELTAFKTYAPLNQKVVEGNDDWYTDAGENYVTNGPFTLAEWRHNDTVVLKKNPEYWDADKVSLETVNIGMVESETTAATMFKGGEIDYLGAPFQTVALDSIEEFKADGSLKIADQASVYWYKLNTTDKFTGNANIRKALTLAIDRQGLIDNVTKGEQKPALGMVPIAVNGFEEDRGYFKDNDIEEAKAALEAGMQELGITNPADITVNISYNTSEAHAAIAQFIQEGWTKNLGITVGLDNSEWQVYLEKLNQLDYQAGRMGWVGDYNDAYTFLEMYDTADNGNNDTGWENPEYKKLLEQSNTEVDPAKRLELLKQAEAVAMAEFPVAPIYYYTNLSVVQDNVKNMQADILGNISLKEVVVE, from the coding sequence ATGAATAAAAACAAAAAGTTTTTATTATTAACAGTCCTTGCAGTATTTTCTTTAGTGCTTGCTGCATGTGGCTTCGGTGGAGATTCGTCTGATAGTTCAAAAGATGGCAGTAAAGATTCTGGTTCATCTGGAACATCTTCATCAGGTGGCGAATTAAATTTAGTAGTAGCTTCTGAGCCACCATCACTACACCCTGCATTAGCAACTGATACAACTTCTGGTGTTATTCTTACAAACACATTTGAAGGTTTAACAACGCTTGATGCAGATGCTAAACCAGTTGCAGCTATGGCTGAAAGTTGGGAAATTAGCGAAGACCAAAAAACATACACATTCAAATTACGTGATGCTAAATGGTCAAATGGAGATCCAGTAACTGCTGGTGACTTCGAATACGCTTGGAAATGGGCATTAAACCCAGATAACCTTTCGGAGTATGCTTCAATTCTTTACCCTATTAAAGGGGCTACAGCTTACAACAACGGTGAAGGTTCTGCTGATGATGTAGGCATTAAAGCTGAAGATGACAAAACTTTAGTTGTAACTTTAGAAAACCCAACACCTTACTTCTTAGAATTAACAGCATTCAAAACGTATGCACCATTAAACCAAAAAGTAGTTGAAGGTAATGATGATTGGTATACAGATGCTGGTGAAAACTATGTAACAAACGGACCATTCACATTAGCTGAATGGAGACACAATGATACTGTTGTATTAAAGAAAAATCCAGAATACTGGGATGCTGATAAAGTATCTTTAGAAACAGTTAATATCGGTATGGTAGAATCTGAAACAACTGCTGCTACAATGTTTAAAGGTGGCGAAATCGACTACTTAGGTGCACCATTCCAAACTGTTGCACTTGACTCAATCGAAGAATTTAAAGCTGACGGTTCATTAAAAATTGCTGACCAAGCTTCTGTTTATTGGTACAAGCTAAACACAACTGATAAATTTACTGGAAACGCTAACATTCGTAAAGCGTTAACATTAGCAATTGATCGTCAAGGTTTAATTGACAATGTTACTAAAGGTGAACAAAAACCTGCATTAGGTATGGTTCCTATCGCAGTTAATGGCTTTGAAGAAGACCGTGGTTACTTCAAAGACAATGATATCGAAGAAGCTAAAGCTGCACTTGAAGCTGGTATGCAAGAACTTGGTATTACAAACCCAGCAGATATTACAGTTAATATTTCTTACAACACTAGTGAAGCACACGCTGCTATCGCTCAATTCATTCAAGAGGGCTGGACGAAAAACCTTGGTATTACTGTAGGTCTTGATAACTCTGAATGGCAAGTTTATTTAGAAAAGCTTAACCAATTAGATTACCAAGCTGGACGTATGGGCTGGGTTGGTGACTACAATGATGCTTATACATTCTTAGAAATGTATGATACTGCTGACAATGGAAATAACGATACTGGCTGGGAAAACCCAGAGTACAAAAAATTATTAGAACAATCTAATACAGAAGTAGATCCAGCTAAACGTCTTGAGCTTTTAAAACAAGCTGAAGCAGTTGCTATGGCTGAATTCCCTGTTGCACCTATCTACTACTACACAAATCTTTCTGTAGTACAAGATAACGTGAAAAACATGCAAGCAGATATCCTTGGTAACATTTCACTTAAAGAGGTTGTAGTAGAATAA
- a CDS encoding Rqc2 family fibronectin-binding protein, producing the protein MAFDGLFTYAVTADLQQLVTGRITKIHQPNAQEVVLHIRANGKNHKLLFSIHSSYARVHLTEQTIDNPAEPPMFCMLLRKHLEGGFIASIKQHDFDRIIIVEIASKNEIGDPIVREIHAEIMGRHSNLLLIDQEQGKIIDSLKHLPPSVNSFRTVLPGQPYIAPPAQHKWNPLTVADDELAIFFAEPKNAKEIVAQFAGFSPLHAEELLYRLTSAQNATVCFREFMTSFANGGAKPMYVLANGKTYFSPIDLTHLQGEVSLYPNVHALLDRVFFARAERDRVKQQAGDLERWLHNEIEKLALKTKKLTKDYERASKLDQFQLYGELLMANIYAFEKGATAVTVTNYYSETGEEITIPVSERKTPIENAQSYYTKYTKAKNALVMVQEQLEKTKEEIAYLEMLAQQVQQASPGDIEEIREELAEQGYLKLRHAKKKKKQAKPEPERYLSSTGIAISVGKNNKQNDMLTFKLAKRTEIWLHTKDIPGSHVVIHSSEPDETTLREAATLAAYFSKARDSSSVPVDYTEIRQVKKPNGAKPGFVIYFEQKTLYIDPDEAVVLQLKKQS; encoded by the coding sequence ATGGCATTTGATGGCTTATTTACTTATGCAGTAACTGCCGACCTACAACAGCTTGTTACAGGCCGCATTACAAAAATACATCAACCAAACGCCCAAGAGGTCGTATTACACATTCGTGCAAATGGCAAAAATCATAAATTACTTTTTTCGATTCATTCTTCCTATGCACGCGTTCATCTAACGGAACAAACAATTGATAACCCAGCAGAGCCCCCAATGTTTTGCATGCTGCTGCGCAAGCATTTAGAGGGAGGCTTTATTGCTTCCATTAAACAGCACGATTTTGACCGCATTATAATAGTAGAAATTGCTAGCAAAAATGAAATTGGTGACCCAATTGTTAGGGAAATACATGCTGAAATTATGGGCAGACATAGTAATTTGCTATTGATTGATCAGGAACAGGGAAAAATTATCGATAGCTTAAAGCATTTGCCGCCATCCGTAAATAGCTTCCGTACAGTATTACCTGGTCAGCCGTATATTGCACCACCTGCACAGCATAAATGGAATCCGTTAACCGTAGCAGATGACGAGCTAGCTATATTTTTTGCTGAGCCAAAAAACGCCAAAGAAATCGTAGCACAGTTTGCTGGCTTTTCACCCCTTCATGCAGAGGAATTATTGTATAGACTGACATCAGCTCAAAATGCAACTGTATGCTTTAGAGAGTTTATGACATCCTTTGCAAATGGTGGTGCAAAGCCTATGTATGTGCTTGCAAATGGCAAAACATACTTCTCCCCTATCGACTTAACACATTTGCAGGGAGAGGTATCCCTGTACCCAAATGTTCATGCATTATTAGACCGTGTGTTTTTTGCACGTGCGGAGCGAGATCGTGTGAAGCAGCAGGCAGGTGATTTAGAGCGCTGGCTGCATAATGAAATTGAGAAGCTTGCCTTAAAAACGAAAAAGCTAACAAAGGATTATGAGCGTGCTTCCAAGCTCGACCAATTCCAATTATATGGCGAGCTATTAATGGCAAATATTTATGCCTTTGAGAAGGGAGCTACAGCAGTAACGGTTACAAACTACTATAGCGAAACAGGCGAAGAAATTACTATTCCAGTTAGTGAGCGTAAAACACCGATTGAAAATGCGCAAAGCTATTACACAAAATATACAAAGGCAAAAAATGCGTTAGTAATGGTACAAGAGCAGCTTGAAAAAACAAAAGAGGAAATTGCTTACCTTGAAATGCTGGCACAGCAAGTTCAACAAGCCTCTCCTGGAGATATTGAGGAAATTCGTGAGGAGCTAGCAGAGCAAGGCTATTTAAAATTGCGCCATGCCAAGAAAAAGAAAAAGCAAGCAAAGCCTGAGCCTGAACGCTATCTATCCTCTACAGGTATAGCCATCTCTGTTGGCAAGAACAATAAGCAAAATGATATGCTCACATTTAAGCTGGCAAAGCGCACAGAGATTTGGCTGCATACAAAGGATATTCCAGGCTCCCATGTTGTTATTCATTCAAGTGAGCCCGATGAAACAACATTGCGTGAGGCGGCTACACTAGCTGCTTACTTTTCTAAGGCTAGAGATTCGTCCTCTGTGCCTGTAGATTACACAGAAATTCGTCAGGTGAAAAAGCCAAATGGCGCAAAGCCTGGTTTTGTTATTTATTTCGAGCAAAAAACATTGTATATCGACCCTGATGAAGCGGTTGTTTTACAATTAAAAAAGCAATCGTAA
- a CDS encoding YicC/YloC family endoribonuclease — protein sequence MVRSMTGFGRGVTTTRNFQLTVEMRSVNHRFLEINAKFPKEWLEAEVFAKKLISQALSRGKIDVMVYVKDLENVEQSIEINWSLIEAYRKAKEQLASKVPLEEKWTMQELLSLEQALVQQKPQLTPEDLLQAVEQAILQAIEQLVQMREREGQELQEVVVQYKEQLMEQVNKIRSYATLAVEKYRTRLVERIAEVADGALLEDRLLAEVAIFAERVDISEELDRLDSHFNQLEETLLETISVGRKLDFLMQEIHREINTIGSKNQSTEAAIAVVQAKTILEKMREQVQNIE from the coding sequence TTGGTGCGTAGTATGACTGGTTTTGGCAGAGGTGTCACAACAACTAGAAACTTTCAATTAACCGTAGAAATGCGCTCGGTCAACCATCGTTTTTTAGAAATTAATGCAAAATTTCCGAAAGAGTGGCTTGAAGCGGAAGTTTTTGCAAAGAAATTAATTTCTCAAGCTTTGTCACGCGGCAAAATTGATGTGATGGTATATGTGAAGGATTTAGAGAATGTAGAGCAATCTATTGAAATTAATTGGTCATTAATTGAAGCGTATCGTAAGGCAAAAGAACAGTTAGCCAGTAAAGTACCATTGGAAGAAAAATGGACGATGCAAGAGCTTTTATCGTTAGAGCAAGCACTTGTACAACAGAAACCACAGCTTACACCAGAGGATTTACTGCAAGCTGTTGAGCAGGCGATTTTACAAGCAATTGAACAGCTTGTACAAATGCGTGAGCGTGAAGGACAGGAATTGCAAGAAGTTGTTGTACAATATAAGGAACAGTTGATGGAGCAAGTGAATAAAATTCGTTCATATGCTACGCTTGCTGTTGAAAAATATCGTACACGATTAGTAGAACGGATTGCTGAAGTTGCAGATGGCGCATTGTTAGAAGATCGCTTATTAGCTGAAGTAGCGATTTTTGCAGAACGAGTAGATATCTCAGAAGAGTTAGATCGATTAGATAGTCATTTCAATCAGCTGGAGGAAACATTGCTTGAAACAATTTCAGTTGGACGGAAATTAGATTTTTTAATGCAGGAAATTCATCGTGAGATCAATACGATTGGTTCGAAAAATCAATCAACAGAAGCAGCTATTGCTGTTGTTCAGGCAAAAACAATATTAGAAAAGATGCGTGAGCAAGTTCAAAATATCGAATAA
- the gmk gene encoding guanylate kinase, translated as MIKERGLLIVLSGPSGVGKGTVRKELFSQPYTNYEYSISMTTRKPREGEVDGVDYFFKTREEFEALIEQGGLLEHAEFVGNYYGTPLAYVNETLDAGRDVFLEIEVQGAAQIRKKAPDALFIFLAPPSLTELKDRLVGRGTETEDIIAKRIATASEELEMMSLYDYVVENDEVTNACDRINAIIKAEHCRRERVEKRYLSMLRGE; from the coding sequence ATGATAAAAGAACGTGGATTATTAATTGTTCTGTCTGGCCCATCTGGTGTAGGTAAAGGGACAGTGCGAAAAGAATTATTTTCTCAGCCGTATACGAATTATGAGTATTCTATCTCGATGACAACACGAAAGCCTCGCGAAGGTGAGGTAGATGGTGTAGACTATTTTTTCAAAACGCGTGAAGAATTTGAGGCGTTAATTGAACAGGGTGGTCTATTGGAGCACGCTGAATTTGTAGGAAACTACTATGGCACACCATTAGCCTATGTCAATGAAACACTTGATGCAGGGCGTGATGTATTTTTAGAGATTGAAGTGCAAGGTGCAGCACAAATTCGTAAAAAAGCGCCAGATGCCTTATTTATTTTCTTAGCCCCTCCAAGTTTAACGGAATTAAAGGATCGTTTAGTTGGGCGTGGGACAGAAACAGAGGATATTATTGCAAAACGTATTGCCACGGCAAGCGAAGAGCTTGAAATGATGAGCTTATACGACTATGTTGTGGAAAATGACGAAGTGACAAATGCCTGCGATCGTATTAATGCGATTATTAAAGCTGAGCATTGTCGTAGAGAACGTGTAGAAAAAAGATATTTGTCAATGTTGAGAGGAGAATAA
- the rpoZ gene encoding DNA-directed RNA polymerase subunit omega, with the protein MLYPSVDALKKEIDSKYSLVSLASKRARQMQEEPGTERLHKYVSYKYVGKALEEVAAGVLTKVSQDESAVYEDEI; encoded by the coding sequence ATGCTATATCCATCAGTAGATGCATTAAAAAAAGAAATTGATTCCAAGTATTCATTAGTGAGCCTTGCCTCTAAGCGTGCTCGTCAAATGCAGGAAGAGCCAGGTACAGAGCGCTTACACAAATATGTATCTTACAAATATGTAGGCAAAGCACTTGAAGAAGTAGCAGCAGGTGTACTTACAAAAGTATCACAGGATGAGTCAGCGGTATACGAGGACGAAATCTAA
- the coaBC gene encoding bifunctional phosphopantothenoylcysteine decarboxylase/phosphopantothenate--cysteine ligase CoaBC, producing the protein MNKNILLCVSGGIAVYKAVALVSKLSQAGANVKVIMTASAKQFVNPLSFQVMSKNDVYFDTFDEKDSNVIAHIDLADWADLILVAPATANVIGKIANGIADDMVTTTLLATTAPVWLAPAMNVHMYDHPAVKRNIARLAADGYQFIEPSEGFLACGYVGKGRLEEPEKITAIVKDYFTEKAQPLAGKTVIIAAGALHVPLDAQHIISTQANGVIGQALADEARALGAKVLSMQHETGSLHYFIQQFEAYKQQYPQALFIYAANAPTIEGAPIVSIEGIKAVTFGQKVQGQPMLTVLSDSWIDFSKQAQLNGQTLEVTNPQLFAQAFWRYLLQGEEQ; encoded by the coding sequence ATGAATAAAAATATTTTGCTTTGTGTTTCAGGCGGGATTGCCGTGTATAAGGCTGTTGCTCTTGTTAGTAAGCTATCACAGGCAGGAGCCAATGTAAAAGTAATTATGACAGCATCAGCTAAACAATTTGTCAATCCATTAAGCTTTCAAGTAATGTCCAAAAATGATGTTTATTTTGATACATTTGATGAAAAGGATTCCAATGTGATTGCCCATATTGATTTAGCAGATTGGGCTGATTTAATTTTGGTAGCACCAGCTACTGCTAATGTTATTGGAAAAATCGCCAATGGTATTGCAGATGATATGGTCACAACAACCTTACTTGCTACAACTGCACCTGTATGGCTCGCGCCAGCGATGAATGTGCATATGTATGATCACCCAGCCGTCAAGCGCAATATTGCAAGATTAGCAGCTGATGGCTATCAATTTATTGAGCCATCAGAAGGATTTTTAGCATGTGGCTATGTTGGCAAGGGACGTTTAGAGGAGCCTGAGAAAATAACGGCTATTGTCAAGGATTATTTTACAGAGAAAGCGCAGCCACTTGCAGGTAAAACGGTTATTATAGCGGCTGGTGCTTTGCATGTACCGCTCGATGCCCAGCATATTATTAGCACACAAGCAAATGGTGTCATTGGACAGGCTTTAGCAGATGAGGCAAGGGCACTTGGAGCGAAGGTGCTATCCATGCAGCATGAAACAGGTAGCTTACATTATTTTATTCAACAGTTTGAGGCTTATAAGCAACAATATCCTCAGGCATTGTTTATTTATGCTGCAAATGCTCCAACCATTGAAGGCGCACCAATTGTATCTATAGAAGGCATCAAGGCAGTTACCTTTGGACAAAAGGTACAAGGACAGCCAATGCTAACGGTATTATCAGATAGCTGGATTGATTTTAGTAAGCAAGCACAGCTCAATGGACAAACGTTAGAGGTTACAAACCCTCAGCTTTTTGCACAAGCTTTCTGGCGTTATCTTCTGCAGGGTGAGGAGCAATGA
- the priA gene encoding primosomal protein N', with the protein MSLLIAEVIVDVPTYHVDRPFDYQVPLEWANVIETGCRVKVPFGARNVLGFVTGLKTETDVPLNKLKPISQILDMEQVLTEEMLQMAKWLKNNTICYEIDALQVMLPSALRAKYEKIIKLQDSQNLPEEVQAIFGKRQQANFKEFERAGLLPLLKQLVAQNTVTIENIVKQQGNVKEIRMVKITEDLQLIDRVITQSARAVKQRLLLQWMCQHLGEVLPPQQIYDETGVSSSVLEAVIAKGAAQFIHEEVYRDPFTKEVSRTHSLQLTEEQQVALQAITTAMEQQIAQTFLLHGVTGSGKTEVYLQSIQKVLEEGKEAIMLVPEISLTPQMTERFRSRFGEMVAVMHSGLSVGEKYDEWRKIQQGKVKVVVGARSAIFAPFTNIGLIILDEEHESTYKQEDSPRYHARDVAIWRSEFYQCPVILGSATPALESYARAKKGVYTLLTLQHRALQQALPTVFIADMREELHQGNRSMFSTSLVEAIRVRLEKKEQIVLFLNRRGYSSFVLCRDCGTVVQCPNCDISLTYHRTTEKLKCHYCGYEEPIPQTCPQCQSDHIRYFGTGTQKVEEEIYKLFPEARVLRMDVDTTKHKGAHEEILQAFGEGQADILLGTQMIAKGLDFPNITLVGVLSADTSLYLPDYRAAERTFQLLTQVSGRAGRHDKAGEVIIQTYTPEHYAIELAKTQDYEPFYEREMFLRRRSSYPPYYFVALVQISHEDVMMAAEYAGRAADWLRGNLSNQVAIIGPTTASIARLQNRYRYQCLIKYKIEPNLIPVLQRLLAMYRAEWIKQGVLMTVDLDPSTI; encoded by the coding sequence ATGAGCTTGCTAATAGCAGAGGTGATTGTAGATGTTCCTACTTATCATGTTGATCGACCCTTTGATTACCAAGTACCGTTAGAATGGGCAAATGTAATCGAAACAGGCTGCCGAGTAAAAGTGCCATTTGGGGCAAGAAATGTGTTAGGCTTTGTGACAGGCTTGAAAACAGAGACAGATGTGCCACTGAATAAACTAAAACCGATCTCGCAAATTTTAGATATGGAGCAGGTCTTAACAGAAGAAATGCTGCAAATGGCGAAATGGTTGAAAAATAATACAATTTGCTATGAAATTGATGCCTTACAAGTGATGCTACCGTCAGCGCTTCGTGCAAAATATGAAAAAATCATTAAACTACAGGACTCGCAAAATCTACCAGAGGAAGTGCAAGCTATATTTGGCAAACGTCAGCAGGCTAACTTTAAAGAGTTTGAGCGAGCAGGCTTACTTCCATTATTAAAGCAGCTTGTTGCACAAAATACTGTGACAATAGAAAATATAGTGAAGCAGCAAGGCAATGTAAAAGAAATACGGATGGTCAAAATTACAGAAGACCTGCAACTGATTGACAGGGTGATCACACAATCAGCAAGAGCAGTGAAACAGCGACTGCTTCTGCAATGGATGTGCCAGCATTTAGGCGAGGTGTTACCACCACAGCAAATTTATGATGAAACAGGTGTTTCGTCATCAGTATTAGAGGCAGTGATTGCAAAAGGAGCTGCCCAATTTATTCACGAGGAAGTATACCGTGATCCGTTTACAAAGGAAGTTTCACGTACACACTCTTTACAATTAACAGAGGAGCAGCAGGTGGCTCTACAAGCTATTACTACAGCTATGGAGCAGCAAATAGCGCAAACATTTTTGTTACATGGCGTAACGGGGAGCGGCAAAACAGAGGTTTATTTGCAGTCGATACAAAAGGTTTTAGAGGAAGGGAAAGAAGCCATTATGCTTGTTCCTGAAATCTCATTAACACCGCAAATGACAGAGCGCTTTCGCAGTCGCTTTGGTGAGATGGTCGCTGTGATGCATAGTGGCTTATCTGTTGGTGAAAAGTATGATGAATGGCGGAAAATCCAGCAAGGAAAAGTGAAGGTGGTCGTTGGTGCGCGCTCTGCTATTTTTGCACCCTTTACGAATATAGGGCTTATTATTTTAGATGAGGAGCATGAATCAACCTATAAGCAGGAGGATTCACCACGCTATCATGCAAGAGATGTAGCGATTTGGCGCAGCGAATTTTACCAATGTCCTGTGATTTTAGGTAGTGCAACACCAGCATTAGAGTCATATGCTAGAGCGAAAAAGGGTGTTTATACGCTGCTGACATTACAGCACCGGGCATTGCAACAAGCATTACCAACTGTGTTTATTGCAGATATGCGTGAAGAGCTACACCAAGGAAATCGCTCGATGTTTTCAACATCACTTGTGGAGGCTATACGTGTAAGGCTAGAAAAAAAGGAACAAATAGTATTGTTTCTAAACCGTCGAGGCTACTCATCATTTGTGCTATGTCGGGATTGTGGTACAGTCGTACAATGTCCAAACTGCGATATTTCATTAACGTACCACCGTACAACGGAAAAGCTAAAATGTCATTATTGCGGCTATGAGGAGCCTATTCCACAAACATGTCCACAATGTCAAAGTGATCATATTCGTTATTTTGGAACAGGCACACAAAAGGTGGAGGAGGAAATTTATAAGCTGTTTCCAGAAGCAAGAGTATTGCGGATGGATGTGGATACCACAAAGCATAAAGGGGCACATGAGGAAATACTACAAGCATTTGGAGAGGGACAAGCAGATATTTTACTTGGAACGCAGATGATTGCAAAAGGGCTAGATTTTCCGAATATTACACTTGTTGGTGTACTCAGTGCCGATACATCGCTGTATTTACCAGATTATCGTGCAGCAGAGCGTACATTTCAGCTGCTAACGCAAGTGAGCGGCAGAGCAGGCCGACACGATAAGGCAGGAGAAGTGATTATTCAAACATATACACCTGAGCATTATGCGATTGAATTAGCCAAAACGCAGGACTATGAGCCATTTTACGAGCGTGAAATGTTTTTACGACGTCGCTCTAGCTATCCACCCTATTATTTTGTAGCGCTTGTCCAAATTTCACATGAGGATGTGATGATGGCTGCTGAATATGCTGGACGTGCGGCGGATTGGCTACGTGGCAACTTATCAAATCAAGTAGCCATTATTGGCCCAACAACTGCCAGTATTGCTCGCCTCCAAAATAGATATCGTTATCAATGTTTGATAAAATATAAAATTGAACCAAATCTAATTCCAGTGTTACAGCGTCTGCTTGCGATGTATCGAGCAGAGTGGATTAAACAAGGAGTTTTAATGACGGTTGATCTAGACCCGTCTACTATATAA
- the def gene encoding peptide deformylase, translating into MAIRTVIEHPAQILSTPCAEVTEINDDILTLLDDLYDTMVEYDGVGIAAPQINVGLRVAIVELGEERDILEMINPTVIETDGAEVDIEGCLSFPGLYGEVERPDYVKIEACDREGRVYEVEAGGFDARAILHEIDHLDGVLFDSKIKRIVTAEELEEMYAEEEE; encoded by the coding sequence ATGGCAATAAGAACAGTAATTGAACACCCAGCACAGATACTTTCAACACCGTGTGCAGAAGTAACAGAAATTAATGATGATATACTTACATTGCTGGATGATTTATATGACACAATGGTGGAATACGATGGTGTAGGTATTGCCGCACCACAAATAAATGTAGGCTTACGCGTGGCGATTGTGGAGCTAGGTGAGGAACGCGATATTTTAGAAATGATTAATCCAACAGTTATTGAAACAGATGGAGCAGAGGTTGATATTGAGGGCTGCTTAAGCTTCCCAGGATTATATGGTGAGGTTGAACGTCCTGATTATGTGAAAATTGAAGCATGTGACCGTGAAGGGCGTGTGTATGAAGTAGAGGCAGGCGGCTTTGATGCTCGTGCAATTTTACATGAGATCGATCATTTAGATGGTGTGCTATTTGATTCTAAAATTAAGCGCATTGTCACAGCAGAAGAGCTTGAAGAAATGTATGCAGAAGAGGAGGAATAA